A stretch of DNA from Cheilinus undulatus linkage group 7, ASM1832078v1, whole genome shotgun sequence:
GGGTCAGACCTTGACAGTTTGGGCCGCAGGTTCACAAcgttaaaaacagatttataagTCAGGATAAGTTTCACAGCGTTAGGATCCAAGTTTGCCAGCTTTGCCAGGCAGTGACAGCTCAAGGTTGCAGGGATTAAAAATGCCGGGGGATGAACACCGGTGCCTCTGGTGGGTGTAGTAGATGGTGAAGCACACAGGTGGGGATTTAAGCTGCTGTACTTGCAGCATTACCGCTGGGTGCTTCCAAACTCCTGCAGCAGATAAAGTGGTCTCAGATGCCGTCATTCTAGATCAGGGTCACAGTCTGACGTGTTGTGGTATCTGCACcagtttttattaataaaacatgaataccccaaccatagtttggacactgTTGGTAtagatcactgatcatcaactggcggcccggggcccacatcaggccccccaaagcttcctgtctagcccccgaaagatcattaaattcagaaaaaggaggaaagaagattttaagagtatccttttgctttaaatgtctgcagctgttaaatccatcccacaaacaaataacattaaaatagcttttgaatgactaaccatttgatctgtttttacagaaatgtactgtcaaaattagtccatgtttttaaaaatggttaaggttggcaaaagtgttgcaaaaattggcagaaaaaaagttgtgaaaagaggttaaaatgtgtcaaaaatggtaaaggaggaaaaaggggcaaaaggtatcaaaaattggttacaaatgacaaaaaatagtgcaagaaagtaaagaggttaaaaagtgagaaagtgacaaaaattgaagaaaagtggaaaaaaaatataataatataatataataatagagtggcataaaggggataaaacatgcagaacaagtggtttaaagggggttaaaatctttcagaaATTGGGTTaaggaggcaaaaaggggcaaaaagtatcaacagtgggttaaaagtggaaaaaatgcttttaaagttgcaaaaattgttgaaaaaatgtaataaaaggggttaaaaagaggcaaaaaatagaataaaagtggcaaaaatgcataagagtggcacaaaggggataaaacgtgcaggaaaactggtttaaaaggggttaaaatcatgcaaaaattgggttaaagaggcaaaaagtatcaaaaaggggttaaaagtgtcaaaatgggttaatgttggtgctaaatgacaatcagggagggcccattctctgggattttcaggggtctaGCCTTTTCTGTTGCCAgccctgtctccttgtggcctgctgcattctagataatagggatagatctcactagtaatgactcaaaatgtcctgtagtttcaaggaaaatacaaatactactgcaataatatttcaatcagaccaaaatgttcattgaatttttgtgtatttgaaaatccggcccccagagtttctgttgaggccaaatctggcccttgtgcaaatgtacttgatgaacTCTGGTATAGATGTTATTGTTCCTTTACCTTGAGAATCACTGTGTGCTCATGTTTGTTCTCAGACCTGCAGTACTTGGCTGACATACGACAGCAGATCCCGATCACGTCTCAGCGACGACACGACCTCTACACGGTGGCGTCCACACAGGAAGGATCAAGCTGAAAACTCTGGAGGGAAAACTGTGAAGGTCCTAAACTCTGCGTCGTCTTCTCCCCTGAAAATGTCTCGATCTTAGAGACCAGAAGCAGTGTGGATAGTAGCTTCTCAGTGACAGAACTGTGATTTATTCTACAGAACGTTTGGTGCTGAAATACTAGATAGAAATCATCAGCAGTTCATCTGCAGCATCGTTCAGAAGTAAAACCAAACATTTATCTGGTTGCAGCTTCTGTGATGAATCAATCTGAATCCTTCATCATGTCATCAGAAATAAAGCCTGCTTCTGTCTTTTAGCTGTTATACACCAGagattttatggaaaataatcagTAGTCCTATTTTCtaaaatggtgtaaaaacatgaacagCTCTGTGAGAAATAAATGAACCAGCCTCATTTACAGAATTACAGCTTTTTatttaagtgtgaaaaaacaacaagaggaTGTGCAGCCAGTGAAGTGAGAGTACCTGCATTTATAATTCTacactttgtttaaaaaaaacatcactttgTGGTGCAGAAGTCCCCAGAAAACAacgtacaggtgcatctaaaagtCAGAATATCAttgaagtttattttttactgttatttacATCAGTAACTTAGACTTTAATAGATTCTAAACTTAtctctgacaaagtgaaatatttcaaaacttttttgttttgatgatgattacggcttacagctcactaagattaaaaaaaaatccactatctcaaatattagaatattgtggaaaagtccagcttacaaaggtttcctgagccttcattttctctctgatttagcacacacaaccacaatcatggggaagactccTGTCCATGACTGTGGCCCCTTtcaggagggtaagccacagaaggtccctGCTGAAAGATCAGGCTGTTCTTAACATAGAAATgtctagggctgacagctttaaTTAGATTCTGACGAgcaaacttttttcctctccccGCCGTGAAAAAACTCTGCATGCTGCCTGCTTTATGCTAGTAAATGACACAGCACGggctggatcaagtgatcctgttattGTTACCGTTACAAACGAATGAAAACGTTGATTTGAGGtttgtaggctgtatgagtttaaaTAGTTACTGCGCCGGGGCCACGGAGGTCAAAGACTGGTGCGTGCTGATCTCTTAATTAGTTAGTTTTTTAGTATGACGTGATGAGCCTAAAAACGTATTAATGCTTCCAAAGGCTTGTTCtttttaggatcatttagagtaccaagcaggtgcagtgaGGAACCTGGATGGGTTGAATCAGTCCCCAACAAGgtgatttctttttaatgaatgaatgaatgattttttttttttttttttaacctgaacaatAAATCGATTAATTGGTGTCTGGGTGCgattttggtcgaccaagtttttctttggttgactacagccctagaAATGTCAGAGAAAGCTGactgaagggaaaagtgtggtaagaacaggcagcagggatgagctcagccttcagaggattgtcaaacaaagcagattcaagaactcaggggagcttcacaaggactggactgagactggagtcagagGATCAAGACccaccacacagacgggtccaggtgTTCCTTGTttgagccaatcctgaaccacagacaacattataggcttctcacctgggctacagagagaaagaactggactgtcgtggtctcagtggtccaaagtcccaGTTTCAGATTAAACAGAATTTAGCatttaatttggaaatcaagaATCTGGTTTACTGATCATGATATTACTGTGTGTGACTGGCCaaccaactggtctgacctgaaccccgcagagcaggggtgtcaaactcaatcacagcaggggccggattctggattcaggactcatctgagggcctaacagggtcaccttttaaccataaactgtcaaccatgtttcaccagtaatatgaaaaaaatttagcactgatgataaacgattttgacatttaaaaagttaaaaaagataaatttaaaggctcacaatctgaaaaaagtaaatttattagttctaaaaggtcaaaacatgaaattgaaattgagaaataatgttttttaaaggcaaatatattagaaagaagtcaaaattatgagtttaaaaggtcaaattatgattgaaaatttaaattatgagtCTAAATGTCCAACTATGGAATAaggaagtcaaagtttggagttgaaaatatgagataaaatacaaaataattggttaaaaatgtacaatatgaattaaaatttagGATTATGAAacttaaagctcaaaaatatTACATGAGAATTCAAAATTGCTcagtgaaattaaaagtcaaaatcctaagtttgagtcctaactgAGAGATGCtaaactgaaaatgtgaaattaaaacacaaattaatttcttttcccacattcctgacttcttatctaaatattttactccttactttttcagattttgtgacttaacaaggatatcttaaatcatcaggataagttcacatttttatacttgaagaaatctgcagacctcagactgatggaccagttagaacagaaatatgagagggccagatttaactgttccacggaccagatttggcccccaggccttgagtttgacacctgtgccaTTGAGAATCTCTGAGACTCCAGACTCACAATCCAGACCAGCTGAGGGCTGcgatcagagcaacctgggcttcgtaacaccccagcaggaccacggactgatcgcctccacAATACAAGCAGAGATGCAGGAATTTGTGTAAAAGGAGCTCCAAACACTGAGTGATAAATAAgcagaattttccagaaggtcaacatttctgtgttgtaaATCTTTATTGGACTGATGTTTAGTGATATTCTAATAAATGAAGATATGAGCTGTAAGCCACtatcaagattaaaacataaatatttcactctgtatgGGATGAGTCCAGAGTATCTGGAAGTTTCTCTTcctgaattaaatcacagctttttcatgatattctaatttttttagatgcacctgtaatcACTATTCAGTGCTCTATAATGTCAGAATTTGAGGGTTTTGGACTCAAATTTTCACACATCCGTCTCCTTTTTCTCTGGTTTCATCGCCTCTGTCTCCTCCTTGTACGGACTCCGTTTGCGTCCTGATgacaaaaaacccaaaacattttaataaaagctTAGCTAAAGTTTTCACTCTCAGAGCAGTTAAATGCTTTCACTTCATCAAATGAGATTTACAGCATGGGAGAATGCCTAGAGAGACTTAAAGAAGTTATTCTAAGTACACAGCTTTACTGGTTAGATTTAGTGCAGGtcagttttcatttgaaatggtCATTGATGAAAATATTGTAGATCAGCcaaagttgaaatgaaatattttctctGCGATGCTCTCCATGTAGTGAGGGTGAAAAGCTCCAGTGAGGACAGAAGTAGAGCTGAAGGTTCTGGAGCAAATCTGGGCAAAAACAAGACTGTTGAAGGAAGAAGGGAACGGGAGGGAATGAACAGCGTAAGCTCGCCACCTATTGGATCTGGAAGGGAATAGCACTAACCGTGTATTAATCAGTCAGTAACTGAGGAAGCATACTGGTAATGATCTGTTTAGCTGGGATAACACAAAGACAAACTGGGGTATTAAAGGACTACAGGGATGGGCAGAGGGTGAGAAATCTGTGAAAATAATGGGTTCATTTTCCAAGtataggggagagtggggtaagaTGAGCCAAGTTTTACTAATGCCTTCCTCAAGGTTAGAAGTAGAATGAAAGTAAAATGAACCTTTGTTTCAGGATCTCTGCAATCAAATGAACTGATCGGCAGCATCTTTAACAAAGCTGTCTGAAAATATGACCTCCCAAAAACAGGAGGCCCCCCTGTCTGCCGCCCGCGGCATGGGGTGGTTATCACCTTTTCCCATAGTTAGGCCCGCCCACTGTGACTGGATTGGCTAACTTTGACTCACTTTGAGCGTCTCTGCCCGTTAGGCCAATGTTTGTATGATAAATGTGATGGAGGTATGTATATAAACGAGAAGCCTCTCAATGCTGTGTGCAATAGGGGGCGGAGCCCAATGTTGGTGATGCTGAACGTTGGGCATCGCCCACTCTAGCTGCCGTACCCTTCCTATGAAACCTGTGGGGTACGAGGAAAACAGCACTGCAAAAAATAGTTTGGGACACACCAATGAAACAATACGTAGAAGTGCTAAATGGAACAATGAGTATCTGACAAAAATCATAACTGAAGGCTTAAGAACAGTATAAGTGGAACAGATTGACAGTTGaattttatgtgaaaaaaaaaacattttatttcattgaatATTAAAAATCAGATGAATCTATCTGTGAGTGTGTTACACTTTATATATTATAAACTATGGTGTAATAGATTTTTGAAGATAAATGACAACTTCAGTAAATATTCATGTTCATTTGTAGAAGTAATCTCACGGCGCCGGCTGCACAGCAggaaaggttcctggttcgcttcccggtcagggtctttctgtgcggagtttgcatatTCTctccgtgcatgcgtgggttctctccgggtatcccagcttcctcccaccaccagaaacatgctcattaggttaactgctgactctaaaattggccgtaggtgtgagtgttagcgtgcctggttgtctgtctctgtatgtcagtctTGTGgcgactggcgaccagtccagggctAACtgcgcctctcgcccaatgaaaTGTGAATGCCGTATGTCGAGATGATAGCaactaaaaatgtgaattatatCCTTATATCTAAAAAACATatccaaatgttttatttgatcgAGTGATTTCCATTCAGAATCATTTCTATCGgactgtttacttcctgtttcttgtaAGTGGACGTGATGACGTTGATcagtggtgatgatgatgtaaTGACGTAGACCAAACGTCTGATTTGACGACAGCTTGAAAGTGGGCGATGTCAAACGCTTGTTAGTCACCGCCCACTGCTCATTGGTCACCGCCCACTATTGCACATTGCATTGAGGGCTACTTGGAGCAATGCCCTCCCtcattctctctccctcctaCTCACTGATGCACAGAAACTCTCATCTCATCTGTCTAGTGCGTCTGCTGTTCTGCATCCTGTCTTGTCCATCTGTCATCTTTGCCAATCTATCAACCATACTACCAATGCTCACAGAGCTGTATATACTAAAGATAATACCAAAAAGCTTGAACATATCTAAATCTTAAAGCTAATACTTCTgtaagtttgtttttgtatttaatgtttaatttctgtAAATTGAGAtcaaagctaaccagagtccTTGTCATGTAAACATACTTGGCCAACAAAGCTGATTCTGAGTCTGCTGGTGGTGGGGCTCACCTGGTCTGACCCTGATATTAATGTTATACCTTTCCAATATTGTTTTGGGTGGGtaaattttatgtaaaattgCATATgacctgcttggagtttgcaaaaaacttaATGTGAAAGCCAACGGATCAGCCACATGTGCTTCTCCTCAACACAAAAATTAGAAATGAAGGATACTTCCTTATTCATGGTCACATGACAAACCTTTGCACAGATTCCTCAGTACAGGGGGTGGGGCAACTTACCCACGGGCTCATCTTACCCCACTCTCCACTGTTAAGTTTTTGGAAAGCATAAAGCATAATCAAAGATATTTGTGTCAATATTTCTATAGTTCATGGGTGtaaatgtgtgatttttgtGCATGGTGTTGAATTGGCaactcagttttacatttttaatggcaGATCTTTAAGATTGTTGTAATTTTCATAATTTGTTGGTATTTGAAATTAACTTGAGGGCGTAAGCAAGTAAGGAGCATAACCATAGTACGGTACTAGAATGCAATcttgcaaaaaaagaagaaaaagagtgtAAGAGTTTTTCTTGTGGTTGATTTCCAGGTACCTACCTCTTTTGGAGTGTGTTTGTTGGTACTGGtattcctttttcttcttcttactTAGCCTGTCCAGGTGGATCTGGTACCCGACTCCAACTATCACCATGACTCCGACCACCACACAGAGTCCTGTGCTGAAGATCCACATGGCCTCAGACGCTCTGCTCACCACTGCGGTGGTGTCTGCCCCATCTGAGATCCAAGGAGAGCAGAGATCAGTGGAGGAGCGGTACATGGaacagacttgagcttgtatagcacttcTCTAGTCAtgtgactactcaaagcactttcaCACCGCAGTCACACCGCAGTCACACCCGGTCACacttcacattcacacactgatgccaGAGTGGGGAATCGGTACTAGCTAATCCCATCCATACCCATCTACACGCCCCCAACGATGCAGTGGTAAGTGTCTTTCCCAAAGACTCATcgacatgtgactgtaggagctgggattgaacccacaaccATCTAACTGTGAGATGAGTCGCCCTGATAATCTGAGTTAGATTGATGACTCACAGCTTGTCGATGTCAAAGTTTCATTCATGGTCGGGTTCTCGATGACACACGACACGCTGGAGCCTTCAGAGATGCTGAGGGTCAGGTTGCTGGTGATGTTGTAAAGTTTGGAGTCTGGGAGTGACGTGATGAGGGTCTTCACTGAGCCTTCAGGGGGCGCCACTGTGTCATCTATGAGCCAGTGGACCGCAGGTTCTGGAAATCCGCCACCAGAGCGACAGGAGAAGCTCGTCTTGTTCCCCTGCCTGGCCTCCTCCCTATGCAGCCACGGGGGGCTGAAACTGGCTGCAAAGAGCCGTCAGAGAGGAGGGAGTTAGTCTGGCATACCCCTCTGATGATTAATGGTTGTTAAAACACTTTCACCTGCTTTAACCAGGACCAGAAAAGAGACCACATCTCTCCTTCTTGCTCTGACCCTAGGTCTGTTTCATTAAAGCCGTACCActgatttaaaggtgcagtgtgtaaaactgaatatcaacatctagaagtgggttctagattgcatttctctgctggaaactgtggcaaccagttgaattttaatgtgtatctgtaatgtgaatacaatacaatacaatacaatagctttatttatcctttatcccttttttcctctatgttaccatggaaacatgtaaaaatccaagatggcggcatccatggaggggaccctccctatgtatgaattaaaggtttattctgagttgttttttcaaaatagctatttctgAATTTAGTTGACTAAACactttttaccaagtttgttcagctaaatgctactaggctaaatattacacacggCACCTTTAAAGGCTGTTCCGTTTGatccatgtttgatttttgtgtcttttattaGACAcaaaataataacgtataataacgtataatcatggaacattacgacacatgaagcaaatacttggaactatttcttgagtaaaccactgggcggagtaacacagtgcagcagccatgtctggagtgtagttccggctttgcacgtagctttaaaacatctccgtctcctaatgttccatgattatttcatagcgtggtgaatgtgcaggtcacaacttgtccacgagagagttttggagttgttggattgtgtatttgatgagggaaagccggaataccacCTGTTTACATTGAGGTGGCACAGCAGGTCTaaactcggcagcgccgatccaaaaatagcttgcactgacaactgaaggtaatgaacctattactaagactgtaggaattatggcaatgggcaaatttgccaaaatgttgaagtatccctctAAGAGGTTAAATAACAGTCTGAGGGCAAACCCAGACCAAGGCAGGAGGCACTGACCTGCTACCCTGAGGCACACGCTGCATAGAACCTCGCTCTGATTCCCTGCAGAAATGACGAGCACGCTGTAGTTGGTTTTGTTGTCTTCAGGATACACGGAGGGAAGATCCAGAGAGATGTTTCCGGTCAGTAGAGCTTCAGTTGAGACGCTGGCTCTGTTAAGGCTCCACTCCTCCACATCTCCATCTTCTCTCCACATCGCTCTGAGCACCACCGCATCACCTCGCCTCCACTCCACGGAAACGTTCACAGAGGTCAGTAATGGAGGGTAAAAACAGGGCAGAGAGACGGGCCGGCCGACCACACCGAGGACGCACTCTTCTTCTgctgaggaagaagaaaaaatgtcagaatgctTTAACCCAATGCTTCTAATCTGTACTCAggaccccataatgacaaagtggaTCCAGAATTttaggaatgttttaaaaacaaaaaactgaaatatcacattgacataactACAACTCTGTAAAGGCACAGACTCTAAAGGCACActcctctctatagaaggcctcacagctgacagtgatatcagagcagaaaccaagccatgaggtcagaggagctgcagagatcagagacaggcacagatctggggaaggctacagaaacATTCTGCTGTACTGAAGGTTCCcaggagcacagtggcctccatgaaTGCCAGACTGGAGAAGTTTGGCACTACCAGGACTCTTCGGAGAGCTGGTcatctggccaaactgagcaaaatGGGGGAGAAGGGTCGTAGTGAGTGAGAGGACCAAGAACGTGATGGTcgctctgactgagctctggAAATGAGACTTCTGGAGAAGCTCCAGAAGGACaatcatcactgcagccctccactgatctgggcttatggcagagggTCTAGATGGAATCCTaacctcagtgcaaaacacatgaaaacctgcttagagtttacaaaaaagcccctgaaggactctcagactgtgagaaacaagatcctctggtctgatgaaactaagattgaactgtttggccaccaggcaccgctcatcacACGCTCAggaccatcccaacagtgaagcatggtggtggcagcagcaacatgctgtgggggtgtttttaaGCTGcaggactgggagactggtcagacctgggggaaagctgaatggagcaaagtacagagatatcctcaaccAAAACCTATTTCCCAACCCCCTAGGACCTCAGACCGTCCAAAGGTTCACCTTCTAACATGACAGTGACCCTAAgaccacagccaagacaacacaggagtggcttaagccgtgtttccatcggGGGtcccggtttgattcagttcagtttggtatggtttggtacgctaaaccccaaaatagtttgcgtttccacagacacccgtgctctcacttgggtgggcggggctgtgaaagcatgcatgttaagtcacagacagtgcaagtcagctgttccagctgcagagttatagaaatgttgagtgacagaaatcagctgggaataagcagtaaaccgctttatttcagctgtaagtgcttttaaaaaaataactacatcttaatgatgttaacatctgtcagtacagatcctcagctgatggaatacgtgtacagagacggtttgagtcgtaacgctacgttaatatgtgaatatatctagtctagaacagtttatacgacaaaatatgTGACATGCtgctaccaaggaataaactccatatactagtagaactgcataacacgaaccatggcgactgtagacatgtcagtacgtgacttttgttgtttttgaaaagagaacaactcactgctgatctttgttcttttaacaaagaaatgttgtgaagttctgataaaactggcgcttcagcagcatccacactaatctcttctaccataattacaccggcctcttgttgctgcttgcttacatcacgactccgccgcgcttgaaagtactgcccctcgtcactgattggtcctgtcactttctaaccgggcctaaacggatcagatgggagctttgcaagatggattcaccagtgagaaacacggaaacaggtgcagtcatctgctttgcaaggttaaataatt
This window harbors:
- the LOC121512660 gene encoding ICOS ligand-like, with product MPGVLWPTGLLLCFLGVCACLEEECVLGVVGRPVSLPCFYPPLLTSVNVSVEWRRGDAVVLRAMWREDGDVEEWSLNRASVSTEALLTGNISLDLPSVYPEDNKTNYSVLVISAGNQSEVLCSVCLRVAASFSPPWLHREEARQGNKTSFSCRSGGGFPEPAVHWLIDDTVAPPEGSVKTLITSLPDSKLYNITSNLTLSISEGSSVSCVIENPTMNETLTSTSYGADTTAVVSRASEAMWIFSTGLCVVVGVMVIVGVGYQIHLDRLSKKKKKEYQYQQTHSKRGRKRSPYKEETEAMKPEKKETDV